From Haloarcula sp. CBA1127, a single genomic window includes:
- a CDS encoding NAD(P)/FAD-dependent oxidoreductase, whose translation MTHVVIIGAYGSAGAAVAGDLVEADDIELTLIDNGEPGGGLCILRGCMPSKEVLSAGAHRFQARHDDRLVGDVPDVDLEAVVERKDDHVLDWAGHRRDSVHEMAERDDVTFIHDTATFVDEHTVQAGGEEHEADYVVIATGSSVNVPDTPGIDEVDFMTSDQVLDATEFPDSGIVMGFGYIGMELVPYLAEAGGMELTVIEHDDRPIDEGDPEFGDEALDIYEDNWDVTIPTNCYEQELEETEDGGVRLTVEYDDGSEETFEADQLFLFTGRRPTVEGLGLENTPVSVEGDWAKDTMQTRDADHIYAVGDVNGKEPILHVAKEQGFTAAENIVRQEAGGSLEEYRNVHHHVIFSGLGVYPFARVGHNEKTAKEAGYDVVTATRQASDDGVFKSKDVPEGLAKLVVDAEDGTVLGWQGMHYHADSFAKTFQTIVELGLDVRDLPDRAYHPTLPENVDGLIRDCVDQL comes from the coding sequence ATGACTCACGTCGTTATCATCGGCGCGTATGGCAGTGCCGGGGCCGCAGTCGCCGGCGACCTTGTCGAGGCGGACGACATCGAACTCACGCTCATCGACAACGGCGAGCCCGGCGGCGGCCTCTGTATCCTTCGTGGCTGTATGCCGTCCAAGGAAGTGCTCTCCGCAGGCGCACATCGCTTCCAGGCGCGCCACGACGACCGTCTCGTCGGCGACGTGCCCGACGTTGATCTGGAGGCCGTCGTCGAGCGCAAGGACGACCATGTGCTCGACTGGGCCGGGCACCGCCGGGACTCCGTCCACGAGATGGCCGAGCGCGACGACGTAACGTTCATCCACGACACTGCCACGTTCGTCGACGAGCACACGGTCCAGGCCGGCGGCGAGGAACACGAGGCCGACTACGTCGTCATTGCGACCGGTTCCAGCGTGAACGTTCCGGACACGCCCGGCATCGACGAGGTCGACTTCATGACGAGCGATCAGGTGCTCGACGCCACGGAGTTCCCTGACTCCGGCATCGTCATGGGCTTCGGGTACATCGGGATGGAGCTGGTCCCGTATCTGGCGGAGGCCGGTGGCATGGAGCTCACCGTTATCGAGCACGACGACCGGCCGATCGACGAAGGCGACCCGGAGTTCGGCGACGAGGCGCTTGACATCTACGAGGACAACTGGGACGTGACCATCCCGACGAACTGCTACGAGCAGGAACTAGAGGAAACGGAAGACGGCGGCGTCCGCCTCACCGTCGAGTACGACGACGGCAGCGAGGAGACGTTCGAAGCCGACCAGCTGTTCCTCTTTACCGGCCGTCGCCCGACCGTCGAGGGGCTCGGGCTGGAGAACACGCCCGTTTCCGTCGAAGGTGACTGGGCGAAAGACACGATGCAGACCCGCGACGCCGACCACATCTACGCCGTCGGCGACGTCAACGGCAAGGAGCCGATTCTCCACGTCGCCAAAGAGCAGGGCTTCACCGCGGCCGAGAACATCGTCCGACAGGAGGCCGGTGGCTCGCTCGAAGAATACCGCAACGTCCACCACCACGTCATCTTCTCCGGGCTGGGCGTCTACCCGTTCGCCCGCGTCGGCCACAACGAGAAGACGGCGAAAGAAGCGGGCTACGACGTGGTCACGGCGACGCGCCAGGCCAGCGACGACGGCGTATTCAAATCCAAAGACGTGCCTGAAGGGCTTGCAAAACTCGTCGTCGACGCGGAGGACGGGACAGTACTCGGCTGGCAGGGCATGCACTACCACGCGGACAGCTTCGCCAAGACGTTCCAGACCATCGTCGAACTTGGCCTTGACGTGCGCGACCTGCCGGACCGGGCCTATCACCCGACGCTCCCCGAAAACGTCGACGGCCTCATTCGGGACTGCGTCGACCAGTTATAA
- a CDS encoding ATP-binding protein, protein MDTPVATPNRHGADGTAGRVRVLYVDADCDDITAVTEALSGSPDEFTVTVCETADDALTSLENASYDCVVSEYRLTDRDGIELLSVVREQSSDLPFLLFTDDGDESVASDAISAGVTDYVTKTPLSEQTEFLRQRITAAVARYQEEADILDRMTDAFFAVDENWEFTYANERGRRVIGRAMAGDGDTTDLLGQNIWEVVPSLEETEFSKQYRQAMTKQEPTSFEAYFEPLQTWFEVSAYPSQTGISVYFRDITERHKHEEEIRGRERTLREIYAVISRKDLDFEDKVERLLEIGQHALGTETAALSRIDGDMYVFEIVRDRTGAIEAGDAVPLDATNCERAVVEEQTLVLADIAEDRPELTERVGYTEMGVSCYLGTPVVVDGSVYGTFCFYGTEPRDSFSEWEVTLVELMGNWVSYEQERERREQELTRERNRLEEFASVVSHDLRNPLNVAVGRLTLVDEEYDGDPEHVESLRRSLERMDELIDDVLALARGGHKVIDATEASLDDIITAAWDTVESSDATLERVDTDARITGDQTRLQQLFENLFRNSVEHSDDPVTVCVGTLADGRGFYVADDGPGIPEDERDEVFERGYTTSDDGTGFGLAIVSEIVDAHGGRITVAESEDGGVRFDVTGVQVDRL, encoded by the coding sequence ATGGATACACCCGTGGCCACGCCGAACCGTCACGGGGCCGACGGAACTGCCGGTCGGGTGCGCGTTCTCTACGTTGACGCGGACTGCGACGACATCACGGCAGTCACGGAGGCGCTAAGCGGGAGCCCCGACGAATTCACTGTGACGGTGTGTGAGACGGCGGACGACGCGCTCACATCTCTCGAAAACGCGTCCTATGACTGTGTTGTCAGCGAGTACCGACTGACGGACAGAGACGGAATCGAACTGTTGAGCGTCGTCCGGGAGCAGTCGTCTGACCTCCCGTTTTTGTTATTCACTGACGATGGGGACGAAAGCGTGGCCAGCGATGCCATTTCTGCCGGGGTCACGGACTACGTGACGAAGACACCCCTCTCAGAGCAGACGGAGTTCCTTCGACAGCGGATCACCGCTGCTGTCGCTCGTTATCAGGAGGAGGCGGACATTCTCGACCGGATGACCGACGCGTTCTTTGCGGTGGACGAAAACTGGGAGTTCACATACGCCAACGAACGCGGTCGCCGCGTCATCGGCCGTGCGATGGCGGGAGACGGTGATACCACCGACTTGCTGGGGCAAAACATCTGGGAAGTGGTCCCGTCCCTGGAAGAAACGGAGTTCAGCAAGCAGTACCGACAGGCGATGACTAAGCAGGAGCCAACATCCTTCGAAGCGTACTTCGAGCCGCTACAGACGTGGTTCGAAGTGTCTGCGTACCCGTCACAAACCGGAATTTCGGTGTACTTCCGTGACATCACTGAGCGCCACAAGCACGAGGAGGAGATCAGGGGCAGAGAACGGACGCTCCGAGAGATTTACGCGGTTATCTCCCGCAAGGACCTCGATTTCGAGGACAAGGTCGAGCGCCTGCTCGAAATCGGGCAGCACGCCCTCGGAACCGAAACGGCCGCGCTCTCACGCATCGATGGCGATATGTACGTCTTCGAAATCGTCCGCGACCGGACAGGAGCCATCGAGGCGGGCGATGCAGTCCCGCTCGACGCGACGAACTGCGAGCGGGCCGTCGTCGAGGAGCAGACGCTGGTGCTCGCTGATATCGCCGAAGACCGGCCAGAACTAACTGAGAGAGTGGGTTACACCGAAATGGGCGTCTCCTGTTACCTCGGAACGCCCGTTGTCGTCGACGGCTCGGTGTACGGCACGTTCTGCTTCTACGGCACGGAGCCCCGCGATTCCTTTTCGGAGTGGGAAGTCACGCTCGTGGAGTTGATGGGGAACTGGGTCAGCTACGAACAGGAGCGCGAACGCCGCGAGCAGGAACTCACCCGCGAGCGAAACCGCCTGGAGGAGTTCGCCAGCGTCGTCAGCCACGACCTCCGGAACCCGCTCAACGTCGCGGTCGGCCGGCTAACGCTTGTCGACGAGGAATACGACGGGGACCCGGAGCACGTCGAATCGCTCCGGCGGTCGCTCGAACGGATGGACGAACTCATCGACGACGTGCTCGCGCTCGCCCGCGGCGGCCACAAGGTCATCGACGCGACCGAAGCGTCGCTAGACGATATCATTACGGCCGCCTGGGACACCGTCGAGAGTTCGGACGCGACGCTTGAACGGGTCGATACGGACGCGCGGATCACGGGCGACCAGACGCGGCTTCAGCAGCTCTTCGAGAACCTCTTCCGAAACAGTGTGGAACACAGCGACGACCCCGTGACCGTCTGCGTCGGGACCCTCGCTGACGGCCGTGGGTTCTACGTCGCGGACGACGGCCCCGGAATTCCCGAAGACGAGCGTGACGAGGTGTTCGAGCGCGGCTACACCACGAGCGACGACGGGACCGGCTTCGGGCTGGCTATCGTCTCCGAAATCGTCGACGCACACGGCGGCCGGATAACTGTCGCAGAAAGCGAGGACGGCGGGGTGCGCTTCGACGTGACCGGTGTTCAGGTCGACCGCTTATAA